Proteins encoded within one genomic window of Prauserella marina:
- a CDS encoding DUF4352 domain-containing protein yields MIIGGVAAALIVISVVTTSPESTPEDTAAPAAEAQQAADTESAATIGQPARDGKFEFVVKDLSRAKTVGDYLTATAQGEYVIVELTVKNIGSEPQLLSDTEQFLYDARGNKYSADSAAGIYLTGDGSDSVWFKEINPGNTVEGKIAFDLPADVEPVSAELHDSSLSGGVTVDLT; encoded by the coding sequence ATGATCATCGGTGGTGTCGCCGCCGCGCTCATCGTGATCTCGGTCGTGACGACTTCCCCCGAAAGCACACCGGAGGACACAGCGGCACCGGCCGCCGAAGCACAGCAAGCCGCCGACACCGAGAGCGCCGCGACGATCGGGCAACCTGCGAGGGACGGGAAGTTCGAGTTCGTCGTCAAGGACCTCAGCCGCGCGAAAACGGTCGGCGACTACCTGACCGCGACGGCGCAGGGCGAGTACGTCATCGTGGAACTCACCGTGAAGAACATCGGCAGCGAGCCACAGTTGCTCAGCGACACCGAGCAATTCCTCTACGACGCGCGGGGCAACAAGTATTCCGCCGATTCCGCGGCGGGCATCTACCTGACCGGCGACGGAAGTGACAGCGTCTGGTTCAAGGAGATCAATCCCGGCAACACGGTCGAAGGCAAGATCGCTTTCGACCTGCCTGCCGACGTGGAGCCGGTCAGCGCCGAACTGCACGACTCCAGCCTCTCCGGCGGCGTCACCGTCGACCTCACCTGA
- the fgd gene encoding glucose-6-phosphate dehydrogenase (coenzyme-F420) — protein sequence MGLKVGYKASAEQFGPRDLVEYAVRAEELGLDSVMVSDHFLPWRHEGGHAPFALAWLPAVIERTSRVQLGTSVLTPTFRYNPAVIAQAFATMSLLSEGRVILGVGTGEALNEIAVSGREWPEFKERFARLREAVRLMRALWSEDDVSFDGDYYTLVGAKIYDRPEQPVPVYVAAGGPVMAKYAGRVGDGFICTSGKGMELYEDKLLPAVAEGALAADKEPAGVDKMIEIKLSYDRDPEQALANTRFWAPLSLTPEQKHSVGSAEEMERLADELPLDQVARRWIVASDPDEAIAQIKPYVDAGLNHLVFHGPGHDQERFLGQFSEDILPRLRALGG from the coding sequence GTGGGACTGAAAGTCGGCTACAAAGCATCCGCGGAGCAGTTCGGTCCGCGTGACCTGGTGGAATACGCCGTCAGGGCCGAGGAACTCGGCCTGGACAGCGTCATGGTGTCGGATCACTTTCTGCCGTGGCGGCACGAGGGCGGGCACGCGCCGTTCGCTCTCGCCTGGCTTCCGGCCGTGATCGAGCGCACCAGCAGGGTTCAGCTCGGCACGAGCGTCCTGACCCCCACGTTCCGCTACAACCCGGCCGTGATCGCGCAGGCGTTCGCCACGATGTCCCTGCTGTCGGAGGGGCGCGTGATCCTCGGTGTCGGCACGGGTGAGGCACTCAACGAGATCGCCGTCAGCGGCAGGGAATGGCCGGAGTTCAAGGAGCGCTTCGCGCGCCTGCGTGAGGCGGTGCGGTTGATGCGCGCGTTGTGGAGCGAGGACGACGTGTCGTTCGACGGCGACTACTACACGCTCGTCGGCGCCAAGATCTACGACCGGCCAGAGCAGCCGGTCCCCGTCTACGTCGCGGCGGGCGGGCCGGTGATGGCCAAGTACGCCGGCCGAGTGGGGGACGGCTTCATCTGTACCTCGGGCAAGGGAATGGAACTCTACGAGGACAAGCTGCTGCCCGCGGTCGCCGAGGGCGCGCTGGCCGCGGACAAGGAGCCCGCCGGCGTCGACAAGATGATCGAGATCAAGCTGTCCTACGACCGCGATCCCGAGCAAGCGCTGGCCAACACCCGGTTCTGGGCGCCGCTGTCACTGACGCCGGAGCAGAAGCACAGCGTCGGCTCAGCCGAGGAGATGGAACGGCTGGCCGACGAACTGCCGCTCGACCAGGTGGCGCGGCGCTGGATCGTGGCCTCCGACCCCGACGAGGCGATCGCGCAGATCAAGCCCTACGTCGACGCGGGACTCAACCACCTCGTGTTCCACGGTCCAGGGCACGACCAGGAGCGCTTCCTCGGCCAGTTCTCCGAGGACATCCTGCCGAGGCTGCGCGCGCTCGGCGGCTGA
- a CDS encoding MFS transporter: protein MVMNGARRWTLLATVAAGLLLITVDNTILYTALPTLTKELGAGSSESLWIINAYPLVMAGLLLGAGTLGDRIGHRRMFLTGLVVFGAASVMAAFSPNPATLIASRGVLAVGAAAMMPATLALIRITFTDQRERNMAVAVWGSVSIVGGALGPIIGGVLLRYFWWGSVFLVNVPVVIVAFVATLIVAPRGVPDRSQRWDLVSSVQAMAGLAGLVMAIKEAANAETSWLVLAGSLVVAVTGFLLFARRQHRLPYPLLAFSIFRNAAFSSGVIAAGVSMFAIAGIQLATTQRFQLIAGFTPLEAGLLVAAVAAGSLPTALLGGAILHRTGLRPLISGGLAISVVGAGVTVLGLGAGVHWTAIGLALTGAGLGLPMSVASSAIIGNVPVHRAGMASSVEEVSYEFGSLTAVALLGSLLTGIAASAGFDTGYVVVMLVAGGVLAAAAVLTRVMLGGRALASVGH from the coding sequence ATGGTCATGAATGGGGCACGGCGGTGGACTCTGCTCGCCACCGTCGCCGCGGGGCTGCTACTGATCACAGTGGACAACACCATCCTCTACACGGCGTTGCCGACGCTGACGAAGGAACTCGGCGCGGGCAGCTCCGAAAGTCTCTGGATCATCAACGCGTATCCGCTGGTCATGGCGGGCCTTCTACTCGGAGCGGGCACTCTCGGTGACCGGATCGGCCATCGCCGGATGTTCCTGACCGGGCTCGTGGTGTTCGGCGCCGCCTCCGTCATGGCCGCCTTCTCGCCGAATCCGGCAACGCTCATCGCGAGCAGGGGCGTGCTGGCCGTCGGGGCGGCGGCGATGATGCCTGCCACGCTCGCGCTCATCCGGATCACGTTCACCGATCAACGGGAACGCAACATGGCCGTTGCCGTGTGGGGCAGTGTCTCCATCGTCGGCGGTGCGCTCGGGCCGATCATCGGCGGCGTCCTGCTCCGCTATTTCTGGTGGGGCTCGGTGTTTCTCGTCAACGTGCCCGTCGTCATCGTGGCGTTCGTGGCGACGCTGATCGTCGCGCCGCGTGGCGTGCCCGACCGTTCCCAGCGCTGGGACCTCGTCTCGTCGGTGCAGGCGATGGCGGGGCTCGCCGGGCTCGTCATGGCGATCAAGGAGGCGGCGAACGCCGAGACCTCCTGGCTCGTCCTCGCCGGGTCGCTCGTGGTGGCCGTGACCGGCTTCCTGCTGTTCGCACGCAGGCAACACCGGCTCCCCTACCCGCTGCTCGCCTTCTCGATCTTCCGCAACGCCGCGTTCAGCTCGGGGGTCATCGCGGCCGGAGTGTCCATGTTCGCCATCGCGGGCATCCAGCTCGCGACGACCCAGCGCTTCCAGCTGATCGCCGGATTCACCCCGCTGGAGGCGGGACTGCTGGTCGCCGCGGTGGCCGCCGGCTCGCTTCCCACCGCGCTCCTCGGCGGCGCGATCCTGCACAGGACCGGGCTTCGGCCACTGATCTCGGGCGGGCTGGCGATCAGTGTCGTCGGCGCCGGGGTGACCGTGCTCGGCCTCGGCGCGGGGGTGCACTGGACCGCCATCGGGCTCGCCCTCACCGGTGCGGGTCTCGGCCTGCCGATGTCGGTGGCCTCCAGCGCGATCATCGGCAACGTACCCGTGCACAGGGCCGGGATGGCCTCCTCCGTCGAGGAGGTGTCCTACGAATTCGGCAGCCTGACCGCGGTCGCCCTGCTCGGAAGTCTGCTCACCGGCATCGCGGCCTCGGCAGGCTTCGACACCGGCTACGTCGTGGTGATGCTGGTGGCGGGTGGCGTACTCGCGGCGGCGGCCGTGCTCACCCGGGTGATGCTCGGCGGGCGGGCGTTGGCTAGCGTCGGCCACTGA